The window ATGCCCGCGGCGCGGACCGGCCGGTGGTCGCTGCCCTTCCGGCACGTGTTCGACCACCGGACGGCGAGCGGCGCCGCCGCGCCGGCCCTGGACGGGCTGCCGGTCAGGCCGATCGCCGTCGGGAGCGGCTTCGGCAAGTTCGACCTCCAGCTCTGCGCCACCTCGACGGCGGACGCCGTCTCGCTGCGGGCCGTGTACCGGACGGAGCTCTTCGAACGGGCCCATGCCGAGCTGCTGTTGGGCCGCTTCGAGGCGGTGCTGGCCTCCTTCGCCGAGGACCCGGACCGCGCGGTCGGCGACGTGCGGTGCTGGAGCGACCGGGACCACGCGATCATCGGCGCGGCGAACGACACCGCCCGGCCCGTGCGGCCCGGCTCCGTCCTGGAAGCCGTCCACGCCCAGGTCCTGCGCTCGCCCGACGCGGTCGCCGTCGTCGAGGGCGACCGTTCGGTGCGGTACCGGCAGCTGTGGAGCGCGGCGCACGCGATGGGCGCCCTCCTCCGGGGCGCCGGGGTCCGGGCCGGCGACGTGGTGGCGACGGCCCTTCCGCGCGGGCCCGAACTGGTCGCGTCCGTCCTGGGGGCGTGGCTCGCGGGTGCGGCGTACCTGCCGGTCGACACGGCCCACCCCGAGGAGCGGATCCGCCACCAGCTCTCCGACTCCGGCGCGAAGGTGCTGGTCGCGGGCCCGGCCGGGGCCACGGGCGGGACCGGTGGCCCGGAGCAGGCGGCCGGGACCGGCCCGGTGGTGCTGACCGCGCCGGCCGTCGAGGACGCGCCGGACCGGGCGCCGGCCGAGGCCCGGCCCGCGGCGGTGGATCCGGCGGCCTGCGCGTACCTGATGTACACCTCGGGCTCGACCGGCCTGCCCAAGGGCACGCTGGTCGACCACGCGGCGCTGGCCAACGCGGTCGCGCACTTCGCCGAGCAGTTCGGCGCGGCGGCCGGTGACACGACGCTGTGGACGACCACCTTCGCGTTCGACATCTCCGGCCTCGAACTGTTCGTGTCGCTGAGCTCCGGCGGCCGGCTGGTGGCCGCCCCCGACCGGGCCAGGAGCGACGGCCGGGTCCTGCGGGAGCTGATCGAGCGGTACGGGGCACGGTTCGTCCAGGCGACGCCGACCACCTGGCGGCTGGTGATCGACCGGGTGGCGGACTGCCTGCGCGGCCGCGGCGTCGTCGTGGGCGGCGAGCCCGTGCCGCTGTCCCTTGCCCGGCGGCTGGTGGCGGCCGGCTGCGTGCTGCACCACGCCTACGGGCCGACCGAGACGACCATCTGGTCGACGTCACGCGTCGTCACCGAGGCGCCGGCCGGCCGCCTGGACGTCGGCGCACCCATCCGCAACACCCGGGTCCACGTGCTCGACCGCCACGGCCGCGAGCTGCCGGTCGGCATCCGCGGCGAGCTCTGCATCTCGGGCGTCGGGGTGGCGATCGGCTACCACGGCCGGCCGGACCTCAACGCCCAGCGCTTCGGCGAGCACCCCGGGTTCGGCCGGTTCTACCGGACGGGCGACGTCGCCTGCTGGCGCGCGGACGGCCTGCTCGACCTGTTCGGCCGCAGCGACCGGCAGGTCAAGCTCCGGGGCAACCGCATCGAACTGGGCGAGATCGAGGCGACCCTGCTGGCGCACCCCGAGGTCGGCGGCGCCGCGGTGGTCATGGTCGGTGACCCGAGCGCGGACGCCGTGCTGATCGGCTGCCTGGAGCCGGCCGCCGGGCCGATCGACACCGGGAGCGTCTGGGCGCACGCCCGCGCCCGGCTGTCCCGGTCGATGCTGCCGGGGGACCTCGTGACGGTCGACTCGCTGCCGGTCAACGGCAGCGGGAAGGTCGACTACCCCGCGCTGCAGCGGATGGTCGAAGCCCGGCGCGCGGCCGCCACCCGGTCCGGCCCGGACCGCCCGGAGCGGCGCGACGTCGACGACCTGACGGCCGAGCTGACGGGGCTGTGGCGGAGCATCCTGCGGGACGAGGCGCTCGACGCCGACACCGACTTCTTCGCCAACGGCGGGAACTCCATGCTCGCCGCGCTGGCGATGCAGGAGTTCCAGAACATCAGCGGGGTGTCGGTCAGCCTGGCCGAGGTGTTCGAGCGCCGTACGCCGCGTGAACTGGCCGCCGCCGTCCGGGACTCGGCACGGGCGCAGGCGCCGGCCGGCTGACCGTCCCGCGCACACGGCAGCGGCCCTGCGGGAGGACATCCCGCAGGGCCGCTG of the Kitasatospora sp. NBC_01246 genome contains:
- a CDS encoding non-ribosomal peptide synthetase; its protein translation is MISAEGRTPADPADDAGVSPREEALWLLESLVPGTPVNNVSAAFAVAGRLDPLRLDAALAVVLRGHAALRTVYRVDGTRLTKRVVAAADFRLELVQVVLAGEPGEADLASVAAVPFRLDGGPMLRAVLLRSPESDVLCVTAHQLVFDEVSVPVFLADLASAYENADAAADTERNAAPAPVPGWTEPDPTPESLAHWRAELAGASTGTMELACTEPEPDRPTLAAAQLDRTLPPGTVAGVRRLAEDLGVPESAVLLAAYYVLLEASGAGPDLLVGCPVDLRPPHAARTIGYHVTHVPLRLRLDRAESVRALVRRSGERLRTGAAHADVAVDARADLMPAARTGRWSLPFRHVFDHRTASGAAAPALDGLPVRPIAVGSGFGKFDLQLCATSTADAVSLRAVYRTELFERAHAELLLGRFEAVLASFAEDPDRAVGDVRCWSDRDHAIIGAANDTARPVRPGSVLEAVHAQVLRSPDAVAVVEGDRSVRYRQLWSAAHAMGALLRGAGVRAGDVVATALPRGPELVASVLGAWLAGAAYLPVDTAHPEERIRHQLSDSGAKVLVAGPAGATGGTGGPEQAAGTGPVVLTAPAVEDAPDRAPAEARPAAVDPAACAYLMYTSGSTGLPKGTLVDHAALANAVAHFAEQFGAAAGDTTLWTTTFAFDISGLELFVSLSSGGRLVAAPDRARSDGRVLRELIERYGARFVQATPTTWRLVIDRVADCLRGRGVVVGGEPVPLSLARRLVAAGCVLHHAYGPTETTIWSTSRVVTEAPAGRLDVGAPIRNTRVHVLDRHGRELPVGIRGELCISGVGVAIGYHGRPDLNAQRFGEHPGFGRFYRTGDVACWRADGLLDLFGRSDRQVKLRGNRIELGEIEATLLAHPEVGGAAVVMVGDPSADAVLIGCLEPAAGPIDTGSVWAHARARLSRSMLPGDLVTVDSLPVNGSGKVDYPALQRMVEARRAAATRSGPDRPERRDVDDLTAELTGLWRSILRDEALDADTDFFANGGNSMLAALAMQEFQNISGVSVSLAEVFERRTPRELAAAVRDSARAQAPAG